TATTCTATGATTATCATTAAAGATTCTGATCTTGTTTATGTATGCCGAGAAATCTCAacgtttctcttttttttgtcacCTTTACAGCAAAGTCTGAAGGCAGACCTTGTGAGTACAACTCCAGAATCTACCAGAATGGAGAAAGCTTCCAGCCCAACTGCAAGCACCAGTGCACATGCATAGACGGGGCCGTTGGCTGCCTTCCTTTGTGCCCTCAAGAGCTCTCCTTGCCCAACTTGGGATGCCCAAATCCAAGACTGGTGAAGGTGCCAGGGCAGTGTTGCGAGGAGTGGGTTTGTGACGAAGCCAGGGACACAGCTCATGATATTGAAGATTTCTTCAGCAAAGAATTTGGTCTGGATGCTAATGAAGGAGAGCTGACCAGCAAGAACGAGTTTATCCCTATTGTGAAAGGAGGACACAAAATGCTACCTGGTAAGTTATTTCTTTGTTCTGTTAATTGCTTTCATGTCCAGCTGTCATTCTTAACCTTAAGTAGAAGTAGAATCAGACAGACAGCTCCTTGATGGATTGACAGCTGTCAGTATTGCAGATAGGGAAAACATGCGGTGTGCTATTCTGCATAGACTAAGCATTGCTTTGTCTTCTTTACAGCATTTGGCTCCAATCCACAAGCACATGTTGTCGAGACCCAGAAATGCATCGTCCAAACTACATCATGGTCCCAGTGCTCCAAGACTTGCGGAACTGGCATCTCTACAAGAGTTACCAATGACAACAAAGATTGCAGACTTGTTCGAGAGACCAGGATCTGTGAGGTCCGGCCATGTGGAGAGACCAACTACTCACAATTAAAGGTAAGATCCTTTTGAATATTCTTGGCATGCAAGAAACTTggttcttttttccctttttttttattttgtactttactTGTTCCTTTAACTGATGGGTTGCTAAtaagttttcttttcttcaatTCTACAGAAAGGAAAGAAATGCACAAAGACCAAAAAAGCTAAGGCTCCAGTGAGATACAGCTACGCCGGCTGCACAAGTGTAAAGAAATACCGACCCAAATATTGTGGATCTTGCGTCGATGGGAGATGCTGCACCCCACAGCAGACACGGACTGTCAAAATTCGATTCAGGTGTGAAGACGGTGAAACTTTCACCAAGAATGTTATGATGATCCAGTCTTGTCGGTGCAACTACAACTGCCCACACGCCAACGAAGCTTACCCTTACTACAGATTATTCAATGACATCCACAAATTTAGAGATTAAACCCAGAAAGGCAAAGCAACACATGGACACActtgaggacaaaaaaaaaatgggaatataCTGTTGTGAAGACGTTGCAATGCCTTCTTTGGACACTGTGCGGCACTAGAGACCTTAGAATGCATCACCACCTGGACTTTATTACAACAGGCTGAAAATATTTACAGCTTCATAATACTGGAGCAAACAAGTTGCTTCTTTTTTTGGAGcagtttatattaatattattattattttttgttagtaaatTATCTTCTTAAGTATTCTGGTCccttaaaaaaacagattcatTTCTGCATAATTCTATTGAATGACCAAACTGGTaaacttggggaaaaaaaagagaaaggttgAGTTACATTCCTTCCTAATGGATCGCGCTTAATGAAGCGTTAATCTGTGGCAGCTATCACAATCCGACAGTTCTCCAGCAAACAGAAGTTtagatgaaatgttttttttttttttatttatcgaAGTGTAgcttttttttgtgacaaatgtAATACTGGaataaattgtaaatgattttaatttttatattcaatGAATTTAAGAATTTATTTATGGAATTAAtcagttaataaaaatatttacctattttttaaatggttttcccTGTTTGTCTTTTACTCTATGGTATGCGTGCTTTGAAAAGAATGATAATTGGGTTAACCTTTTGTGTTCCAACAGAAAGTGAGATTTCATGGATTTTACATTGATATACGATTGCATGCTTATTTCTAATGGCAGTGTGGGGTATACAGTACACATAGCGGCCAATCAGATTTTAGCTTTCGGACCGATAAGTATAGGACAAAGGGGGATTTGATTTTTCTGGAAGATAAACTATTATATGGCAGATGGCATTGCTCATCTATCCATTGGAAAACGTTTGCCTGTTATGAAAATAATTCCTTATATTCAACTCCTGGAATAACCATACAAATCTTTAGATTCAATGGACGCATGCAAGTTGTggattaattattaaacaggtaAAGACTGCAAAACAGCAATGGCAGCTGCCATACTTTTCTCAGCACACCTTGAAGAAGTTCAATATTCCCATGCTTTTTGATTTAGGAGTTAAAGGAACAATTATACATAATACTGGTCTCCATTGTAGGAAATTAAACACAACTATTTTCAGAATGTAGGATTGTAGCCCCACCTCCTTACATATTTGGCCTTTTTCTAATTCCATTTTACATCTTGGATTCCACAAAGTAATTCAAGGTTATTTACAGTATACACACACTTACGCAGCATTGCAGCCAGTTAGATTttagttatcatttttttcagcttttgaaaTAGGTATGATAGGAACTTGAGCTTTGTTTATTCCTAAACATGCAAAAAGTCAAatatgcaccttttttttttttgcaaaaaattttcactttctgttgACCCATCCAACACAAGCTGAGCTGTCAACAGAATAGGaggtgagggtaaatcttccaatatGGGCATTTGTTCCAATGACAGTTCTGCAgatatattattaaactgtattgatatagcgccaacattgtacacagtgctgtacattaaatgggggttgcaaatgacagacagatacaatgacacaggagaggaccctgaccagaagagcttacaatctaggatatatatttacatctattCACATTCGTTGTGTCTTCACAACAGGAAGAAAAGGCGAATCTCCCCATTGTTACACAGGCAGGCGATTAGGAAGGGTTGCACTcttgttttttaatctttctgtgattcatttaataaaaataaaaaagacagtaCAGTTGCCAAAATTACTAGAAATGGGAGggaaatatgttaaaaaacagcAGCACATTTCACATGTTGGGTTCCAATGCAGGGGTGCCACCCTCTGCTGTGCAATAGGTTGCATGGGACATAGCGGGTGCATAGGGCAGTTAGCAGAATGGGAGGCCAAAAAAGGGGGTACAGTCACTTTGAGGACATACATTCAAAGTTTGATGCCATACAGTTCTGGAGAAAAAGAGAGTTGATACATCCAGGACCCACAGAAAATTAAATAATCATATTATTGTACATTTGACCTTTAAAGAGGACCagtcacaaatacattttttgattaatGATTGCAAGATGTTATTATTGTGCAGGAAAATCACCCATGAGAGGTGTGTTTTCTTCATGAGATCCATTCAGAACCCAGAAAACAGGACAGCTGATGTCCCAGGGGTGACAGATACATAGAACTGATGACAGCCCAGGGTTCAAGAGGCTGGGGGTGCATGGAAATGGATCAGTGCACTTGGCTATACACACAGCCCTTGGATAACCCTTACAAACAAAATTAACATGCTGCATCAATTAAAGAAAACttctgccaaaacatttttttggaaagaatgaaTATTCAGTCCCCCATCATATCTATAGAGCTGACTGTGTcctattgggaagattttccctctCCCACTAACATCTGTCCCCAGGACAAGAAATGTAAGGAATTCTTTACACATGGGGAGCAGGTATGCTAAAAGAAAGTTGATACATGTTATCATCCTTCCCTGAtgtttcctcacttcctgttccagtgacaccaCAGGAAATGAGATATCTCTCTTATGCAGGCACAGGCAACAAGAAAactttaacccttttatttaaagacataaactttttttaaaattttggttagAAGGATCCCATCTGCTTTCGAGACACTtggacatttaaagaaaaattaggtCATTACAATGGGAAGGGGGTGGGGGGCTTTATTGGGGAAAACAGATGACAACTTTCTATAAAGGACGTCAACATTTATGAAATTCTCTCCGACTTCCTGTTCTACAGTGCAAAAAGTGAGTTGAATTTTCAAATAGggcacagatggcaaaaaagaacaaaatcagATGAGAGTTTAAATCTCTATGATACCAAATATTGCCTAAAGACAGGAGGTGTTTGTATTTATGCTAAAATCATGGAATGCTTTGTGCATTTATTCATATCTGTGTGTGTAATCTAGTGTGAAATTTGGCATCTGTgcaggagtttcctgtaataaagaccagtctcttcttctttctctttgtgcagggtgtcaggtcttgtctccgccccctctgtAGTTGTCTGCAGCCAGCATGCAGTGGGTGGGATTAcctggcccctcccacagctctgttcTTTGCATAAGCACAGGTTAGCACATGCGCTGTATAGTATTCACAACGTTCCTTTGTGACCGGTTCGCTTTAAACATGATGACATTACAGAAGAGGCACAATTTCAGATAACAGCTGCCAGAAGATGAAATGTCAAGAAATGAATGTACTGGAATGTATTTGCTTGCACATTTTAGGGGGTGGACAGAAGTGGCTCGCGTTCATAGAATGACTTGCAGCGGAGCCTCTGTGGGTTCCCCTATCTGTGCATTACATAATAAGAGGCCCAGTTCCTTGTGTGCGGCGAATACTTCACCCTTCCCGTAGGAGGTGGTTTGCCTTCTCTAAACGAGCACGGTTAATACCAATAACTACATCATTAAAGATAAACAGGCTGGTAAATACATCGGAATGCTAGGAATGTCAAGAACTTTCCAATGAAGTGCGGCCGCCAGGAAAAAATGCCCCCATTATTGTGACATTTTATATAGTAGAAGTTTATTAAACAGAGCTGCCTCTGCAGGGGGTGACATTCTAGAGAGCTGGCGTCTCTGGAGGGTCATACTTACACAATGCTTAATAGGCGAATATAATAAGAGGAAATGTGAGCtctgatgtgtttttaaaaagacCCTGCAATGTCTGGATTCAGACAATGCTCGAAATATTCTGTCTTACATTATTATAACTGGAAAGTCTTGGGAAATTGTtcacatttactattttattttacctggtaTTTGACAGTTTGAGTTTTCAAAGGGAATTCAGTGACTGATGAATATTCAGCAGTATACTGCCATGTTAGCTCCTTGCTGTCTACCAGTTGATAGGCCAGAAATTGTCAGACTTTCAGTGACCTGCAAAAGGCAAAGATGgtatcaaacattttctttttcagaatatATTACAGGTCCCTAAAGATACTAggattgatttatttaaactttccaAGCAGCTCCATTGCAGGCTTAGAGGGACATAGGACTAGCAGCATTCATATCGGATTGAATTTCTTCAGAGGATGTTTATATAAATGGCTATTATATTTCTAATGTATTTATCTAAAAGGTTAAAATAGTTGAATTTGCTTGGTTCAATTGCAAAAAAAGATCCTGCATAGCTGCCACTTTTCCATTTTGGACCCTTCACCCAAAGCCTGAGGGGATCACACAATCATGGAGCTGACCATTCTACCTTAAAATCTCTCTTATCGttttcctcctgatgaagtgaacaatttccacgaaacgcgtcaagGAACAAACAAAGATTAATTTAAAATagagatttatgtatatgattttaaatgattttaatgtgtatgtacaattgatgtggtatgttaatcaataaatgttttaattatttaaaaaaaaaattcagctttctaaagtccctatttttttaatcaaaaaatatacatataaggCTCCTTTGTGAAAATTTGCAAAATTGTGTTGAAAGTAGGTAGATGTAGTGTATTCAACTATTTAGATATTGATTGAAaacgctccaagactggagaaaatggacaatcatgggagaacctgggtaatccagcactAGAATGGATCGTGTCCAAGATTGCATATGTTTgctaatagaaatagaaatatatagagaaatatatttaggaaatgcatttaaggtttgttggatcacccaggttctcccatgataggggATAAGATCTTCTCCTTGTAGTCTTTAAGagttaaataaatcaggcccaatactaAAAACTGCTACAGGTAAAAAGTGTGAGTACCTATCTGCAGTAGCATGGCTGACTTTTGTTCCAGGTAGCAAATTTTCCTCCCACTTACCTATTGGCATGTCCCAATGAGCGTGTTCATGACCAAGCTGTACTAAATTCTTCCTCCTTCTATATATCTAATGGATTATCACAACGATGAGCTGCCTCTCTGGCCAATAGGATTGCAAAGGTGCTTTGACCCCTAGGAGGCTTGCATGGGGAGGATGATGAAGGTATGGTTCTTGTATGTTAGCAATTGTATTATGAGCCTTTTATAGAGGTAACAAATTCATCAAGTTTCAGTGCATGAATATTTATGTGAACTTTCTTCAATCTTATGTGTAGCAGGACTAGGAAGTAGAGAATGGAAGGTTTAAGGGCAACAAGCCAATCCGACTTTACTGAGCTGCACAGTGCTGTGACTTTAAATTGCTGGCAGCCAGACATGACATCATTAGTGGGGTATATCTTCATTGTTAATCCAGAAGTCAAAGGGGCATGCCCATGACCAAGCTGTACTGCTTATTGGTAGCAGGGAAAAGTCAGGTCACGTAAATTAACACACAAGGATATCTTTTTCCAAATAAAGCAatacacattttgtgtttttattgaccCATTTGACTCTTTCACCTGGCATCCAGCTCAGTTGGACAGGGCAGGTGGACATAGTTAGAAAAGTATTCACTAGCACTTATGTAATGCACCCTTGTTCCTTGTTTTCGTTGACTTTTTCTCTATTGTTTTTGTAGTGACTACCATCTTGGAAACTGGTAATATTCCACTTCcaagaaaaacattaaacacaatCGTCTCTGTACTTGTGCATGACAAATAGAGATGGAATCTAACAATGTGGATGTGTTGTTCTAATTTTTTCCTGTAAATTACAAAGCACTGGTTGGCAAACCTACTATTCTCCTACAGCATGTACAGTAATAAGCTCCAAGGAGGAGATATCTTTCTCCACTCAATCTAAAACTTTATGGCACGTTTTTTCACAactttaatgatatttaaaaaaaagtctcctaCTCCTTGCTttggattaaattttttttttactatgtaaaaaAGATCACAGCAGAGGTAGTGAGTTTTAAGTTTACATATAAGGTCTTGTGTACCCAAGTCTAAGGTCTATCAGCACCTTTATATTGAAAGATATTTAGAGATCAGCTCCATACAGCTGATGGTAACTTTTCAAATCCTAATTACAGATGGTTCCCTGTTGGTCAGAGAAGCATTTCATGTAATGCAAGGTAGGGACCTTGGTGTTCATGTAACAATAGAATCTTGGCTCTCATATTGTAGTTTAGGAGATCTCAGAGTCCGTCTCTCAGCAGAGTTTTGGGTCTCACAATTGAAGGGACCATGAGTTCATCTTGCAGTAGTCTTGGCTCTTACAGTTGGAGGATCTTGGCTTTCAAGGGACCATGAAAATATTCTACTGTACAATGTTGACACCTACAGTTGGATGGACTATTGAGTTCATCCCTCTCCAGAATCTTGGCTCTCAGAGTTTGAGGGACCATAAGTATATTTTACAGAAGGACCTTGGCTTTCAAGGTACCATGAAAATATCCTACCACACAGTGTTGGCTCCTATAGATGGATGGACAATTGAGTTCATCCCTCTCCAGAATCTTGGCTCTCAGAGTTGGAGGGACTTTAAGTATGCCTACAGTAGAACCTTGGCTCTAACAAAGGTACCTTGGAGTTCATCTCCCAGAACAGACTTGGCTCTCAGATTTGGAGAGATTGGGTTTTTTTCTTACAGTAGGATCTTGGCTCTCTCAGTTGGCAAGGCCATGAGTTTATCTTACAGTAGAGTTTTGGCTCTCACAAATTGTAGGGAGCGTGACTAATACTGTAGAATCTCGGCTTTCACACGTGAAGGGGTCATGAAAATATCTCACCATAGAGTGTTGGCTCTTACAGTATGGGGGACCATGAGTATATTTTACAGCAGGGTCTTGGCTTTCACAGTCAGGGAGCCCATGAATCTATCTAAGCATACAGTGTTGGCTCCTTCATTTGGAAGGACCATTGAGTTCATCTCTCTACAGAGTCCTATCTACAGAAGAACCTTGGCTTTAACACAGAGACCTTGACGTTCATCTCCAAGAGGAGTCTTGTTTTTCAGAGTTTTGGCTTTCTCAGAGGGACCATGAGCTTATCTTACAGTAGAACTTTGGCTTTCACAGTTGGAAGGACCGTGATTTTATCTTACAGTACAATCTTTGCTTTCACAGTTGAAGGGACAATGAGTATATCTCACAATAGAATGTTGGCTCCTATAGGTAAGGGAACCATTGAGTCCTCTCTGAAGAAGCTTGGCTCTTGGAGTTGGAGGGACCATGAGTATATCTTACAATAGAGTCTTGGCTTTCAAAGTTGGAGGGACCATGAGTAAATCTTAAAATAGAGTCTTGGCTTTCACATTTGGAGGGACCATGAGTATAACATACAGTAGAATTTTGTTTATCAAAGTTGGAGGGACTTTGAGTTCATCTTACAATAGAGTCTAACTTTCACAGTTGAAAGGACCTTAGGATCATCTTACAATAGAGTCTGGCTCTCACAGTTGATAAGGCAAAGGGAGATTTTCCTGTCAGTATAATGGACAATGCTAAAGTTGCATCGGAGAGATCAACTCAACCTAAAAAAGGggtggagtttcactttaaatttcttTCTCCTCAGCATAAAATTCCTCAGCATTTTTAAAGCGTATTACCACTGGCTCCCTGACACTCCCTGAAAAATTACAGCCTTATATCTTCTGATAGAACATTTTTGTTCCTTGCCAAAGGCAATTTAGCTGTTTTGGAATTTAAATACTACATGGCATTTGTATAGAAAGTGGTGAACTTGTCGGTGcaatagttctaaaaaaaaaaaaaaaaagtctgaaaagcTGGGATTTAGATGAATATTTCAGACAAGGCTAAATTTAAACCTCTCATGTACTCAGATCaatcaacattttaaagaaaacggAGATATTTTGCCTCTTACCTTTCAAGGTCATAGAGGGGTTATGTAAATCAGAAGTTGCATACGTCGAGAAGCTCCTAATGCAGAAAGAAGTGCATTGGAGGGGAGTGGAGCTTTAATTTATGATAGATTCCCCCATTTTCCCTGTAAAGAAAATACTTAAACtatatcttttttaataaatgtccatatatgtaataaagaattcatgtacacatatattatttttaggacTTAACTCTTGGCAGACACAAACATATGCAGATCTGTATTCAGGattcattattaaatgtattttatttttaatgtaagaaGTGAATTTGACAGCAGAGCAAAGGTAAATTAGGAGAGGGTAAAGAGGCACAAACATGCTAAAAGTAACCTGATATTAGGAGGAGAGAGTAGAGTGACCGAAATATTAGCACACTGCTGATTCTCTTTTCAGTCTTCAATCACGGACTGAGATGGCTCATAAAAAAATCTGGGATCAGGGGAAGTGGGGTAAATGGTGCTGGCCATTACAGGGAGGAAATCTAGTGGAAGAAAAATGTTCTGCAGGAAAAATCTCTGGATGACGGCGAATATAAAAGCATTGCAGGTTTTCCTAATTTAGGAGAAGGACCTCGCATGGGggggcatcggccagagccgccaACCACGTCTCCTCACAGGCTCAGCGAAGTGGGTGATTTGTGTCTCTAAACACATGatggtctgagtctgcgatgggggcgtgggcaggttctgacatcatgacaacATTCTGgaaggaagtttcttcccctttgagtgagacacggctccctgcacatgcactgtccagagtccgtgcatttagtggtccgcaacctgcaaaagattggggaccactccTTTAGTGAGTTAAGCTTTAGCTTTGTGTTACTGAATTGTAGTGAAGGAAAAGTTGCATTGCATGCAGGAGAAAAGCTGCATGCATAGATGctaacaagaaacatgctgacTGAAGGGAAGcactgctgctgctccttcattctCTAATCACAGGGAGGTGACCCTGCCTTTAGTCTTTATAACACTGAGAACTGGATATACATCACTGGTGTCCCTGTGACCTCTTAGTTCAGGCCTCAGTGAAATCTCTTTAGTGACAGACCCTAAGTACAGACTCCAGTGACAGACCCCTGGTGCAGACCTCAGGAACAGACCCCCAAGTGCATacttcagtgacagaccccttaGTGACACACCCCCAGCGCAAGCCTCAGTAATAGACCCTTAGTCCCATACTCTAAGTATAGACCCAGTGACCAACCCCAGTGCGGATCTCAGTGATTCTCAGACCCCTTAGTACTgtgttccccaaccttttcggtcccgcggaccactaaatttaccagctccggaccacacagggagccgggtgtcactcaaaggatgTGACATTTCATTGAACCTGtgttccatatgggagacatagtctgcggctctggctccttctcctgacctcgctcgggggtacaccggccagagccgtggaccaccaaataTTTCAACAACCGTATGGCGACCGCTGCCTTAGTAACTAACCTCTATAGCAGACCTAAGTGATAGACCTCCCAGTTACAGACCCCCATTGAATAACCTTTCAAGGACCGACAGTGTAAAGATCCCATGACCAAACCACAATGTATACCTCAGTTACCGACCACCAGTGCAGAGATAAGTAATAAACCCCTATATACAGACCCCCACTGAAGACCAGAGAAACAGATCCTAAGTGCAGACCCCAGTGATAGAACCACTGTGAAATACCCTTAGTGCAtacctcagtaacagaccccccaGTACAGACAAATGTTCCACTGCCTAGCTGCATCATCTAGATCCACTGAGCATCAGGAATACTTTGTAAACCCAGGACCATTTCAAGAAACAATAATGGTTGGTGGTATGATTAAGAGAAGAAGAGATTCAATTAATTAGGATTTACTAATGCAATTGTATAGCAATTGTAGGGTGTATTACCAGCTTTACAGAGATTCctaaatattgctttaataatGGTGGAGTAATCCTGCAAATTTTTACTCGTTCATCACTTTATGAGGCTTTGTTCACAATATAAGTGGTTTACAACTACACAGTCTGATCCTGTAAGGATACCACAGCAAACACTGAAATGTAGTAGAAGTTGTCCAGGTGATAATCTCTGGATTAGCAAGGTTCCTGTTTATGACCTAACTTGATAAGAACTGTATGTTTATAAAGGATTATATGTAAGTCAGCAGTAAAACGGCCATATGCATTCTTTTTAATAGATTCAATAGACTTTAATAGATTGATCAAACATTGGTCAGGCATgcctgttttcctgtttttatagTAAGTGGGGAGCATTCACATTGCCTATAGGTTGTAAGGTAACACTCCCTATTGATTCACATTAGCCTGTTaaagaaaaaggaggggggggggggattttacaGATATCTAATCAATATCAGAGGATAATAATTTTTTACCTGCTTATGCACCCATCCACCAGTGtgtagagaatgaatggggggcgTCCAGTGTCCAGTCCAGCTGGTCAGTGATGTGATGTAAGTGACcaagcggctggcaaggtgccatctATTCGGAGCCACATTGCTTGATTctgctgcaggtctgaacctgctctCAGGTGTTAGGTGACTGAATGCCGAAATTTGCAAAGGAAACTCATGCACAAAGGTGGATCACTAATTAAAACGTCCTTTAGGATCACCACTTTACTCAGTGACACACTTTGCATGCAACTTATCCCACGATAATGCATCCTGacaataaatataattgattGAATTTGCCCCCAGGACAAAAATTCCCAATGTTCCCTGTATcagaaagacatttatttttagagaatgaactctttgtagttttttttctgaaaaccaTTGTCACTGCAAAAAAATTGGTGGGGAATCCCCAAATTTTCGAATAGAACACAAGGAGCatgggaaaatcttccaatatgGACaactgttctagtgacaactgtgggaaatttttattttaattcatgtTATTGTCTTCGGATTCAGACAGTGAGGAGAAATCTTTCTCATGTGGGAAGACAGGGGTTCTAGTCTTTCCTATTCTATCCGAATCAAAAGAAACTTTTGGCTTAAAGTCTGATTGCACAACTACAAACTCCTTACAAAacattaaatgcttgtttttgcctAGGGTGCGCCTCCAACACTATGGCTTGTGGGAGGACCATCGACATCATCACATACAATGAAAGTAAATGAGCATTAAACTCTTATAGTGCGGAAAAAACTACTGCAGgggtagttttatttttatttatctagtGTTAGGCTTTAGGATGGACTGTATTGTAGGGTTGGCTTCACACAACATTGTGGTAATCCACAATATGGCGCATCGCACAGCTGGTGCCTTGACATTTATTGTTAAGGGGACCCTGCTGTGCATAtgagtaaaatgaaaaaactttacTTGCACTGTGTTAATAAACACAAGCTTTACCTTGCTAAAACATGTTAAAGCACATTGAAGCTGTTATTTGGCCCTAAACCTAAAGGTGATTGTGGCATGAGGCATAGTCATTCTGCTCTCTTCTTCTATCAGCATGTTCATTGTTAGCAATGCAGAGCCACTGACTGGCATGCTTCTTCATATCCCATCCTAAGCTTTACTGTACAGGAATGGCATGAAACCAATACCAGGtccaatatatacatttacattgctTTCATTTATTGATGTCTAAACGAATACAGAGTTAAATGTCATTGTGCCATTTACATCcgcctggagttcagcattaaataCGCCTGCCTGTATTTGGGCTGCTTCTCACAGTTCATTTTAACCCCAAGCAGCAGATACAATCTGACAAACCTTTCCCAGACAGATGGAATCATACAGGCGTACAATATGAACAATATGGAGTCTGTGTGGATCAAAGCATCACACAAACAGTACGCCTGCCTCCGCAAGTCGTTTTCATTTAATAAGAGTCCAGCTTTTGTGAATTTACCGTCTGATAGTTTtctcaaaatatgttttactcttcaaaagaattaaaacacttttaatcTGCTCCACATGTTCCCATGTGACCGGAGGAAT
This portion of the Pyxicephalus adspersus chromosome 8, UCB_Pads_2.0, whole genome shotgun sequence genome encodes:
- the CCN1 gene encoding CCN family member 1; its protein translation is MAFLGMSPLLIVAILTGFIDLAFSSCPAVCQCPLEVPRCAPGVGLVLDSCGCCKVCAKQLNEDCSKSQPCDHTKGLECNFGANYKATKGICRAKSEGRPCEYNSRIYQNGESFQPNCKHQCTCIDGAVGCLPLCPQELSLPNLGCPNPRLVKVPGQCCEEWVCDEARDTAHDIEDFFSKEFGLDANEGELTSKNEFIPIVKGGHKMLPAFGSNPQAHVVETQKCIVQTTSWSQCSKTCGTGISTRVTNDNKDCRLVRETRICEVRPCGETNYSQLKKGKKCTKTKKAKAPVRYSYAGCTSVKKYRPKYCGSCVDGRCCTPQQTRTVKIRFRCEDGETFTKNVMMIQSCRCNYNCPHANEAYPYYRLFNDIHKFRD